A genomic region of Carassius auratus strain Wakin unplaced genomic scaffold, ASM336829v1 scaf_tig00215868, whole genome shotgun sequence contains the following coding sequences:
- the acacb gene encoding acetyl-CoA carboxylase isoform X3 — translation MPSQTPTTDCSRENSPPMDSESASTSTGNEKISLSMTSDPIDQSECTEEAVSKTSESDRPKFGSSVQAKERLKFILGASEDNSSDDETLVMGQTPKPQPNSTETPNVLPNTSSEVLPPPNPSASLRPSMSGPHLLKTGKEHRKMDAPRDFTVASPAEFVTRFGGNHIIDKVLIANNGIAAVKCMRSIRRWSYEMFRNERIIRFVVMVTPEDLKANAEYIKMADHYVPVPGGPNNNNYANVEMIVDIAKRIPVQAVWAGWGHASENPKLPELLHKSGISFLGPSSKAMWALGDKVASSIVAQSADIPTLPWSGTGLRVEWTEEEQRHGCVISVPPELYVQGCVKDVDEGLVSAEKIGYPVVIKASGGGGGKGIRKVDSSEDFPNFFRQVQAEVPGSPIFIMQLAEHAHHLEVQILADQYGNAISLFGRDCSIQRRHQKIIEEAPATIVSTTTFEQMERYAVRLAKMVGYVSAGTVEYLFTEDGSFHFLELNPRLQVEHPCTEMIADVNLPAAQLQIAMGIPLYRIKDIRVLFGETPWGDTPINFESPECIPCPRGHVIAARITSENPDEGFKPSSGTVQELNFRSSKNVWGYFSVGATGGLHEFADSQFGHCFSWGENREEAISNMVVAMKELSIRGDFRTTVEYLIKLLETESFRNNDIDTGWLDHLIAEKVQVERPDTMLGVVCGALQVADASFRESMSDFLHSLERGQVLPAASLVNTVSVDLIYDGVKYCLQVARQSPTTYIIIMNDSDIEVDVHRLSDGGLLLSYGGSSYTTYMKEEIDSYRITVGNKTCVFEKERDPTVLRSPSAGKLLQYVVDDGSHVLATQPYAEIEVMKMVMTLHVQHSGCIHFLKRSGTVLEPGCVVARMDLDDPSCIHPVKPNTEPLPSQETLPVAGERLHQVFHSVLENLVKIMDGYCLPEPYFSQKLKKWLDTLMKTLRDPSLPLLELQEIMTSVAGRIPGTVEKAIRKVMAQYASNITSVLCQFPSQRIANILDSHAAMLQRKADREVFFMNTQSIVQLVQRYRSGIRGYMKSVVMDLLRRYLQVEMQFQQAHYDKCVINLREQYKPDMTPVLESIFSHAQVSKKNILVTMLIDQLCGRDPMLADELMVILNELTQLSKMENSKVALRARQVLIASQLPSYELRHNQVESIFLSAIDMYGHQFCPENLKKLILSETSIFDVLPSFFYHNNRVVCMAALEVYVQRGYIAYELNSLQHHQLQDGTCAVDFQFMLPSSHPNRLSAPVNGSGEFQTMRRQGSDLFLEGALSPPCQRMGAMVAFHSFDHFKRCFDEVICRFADPLCESSLFSEGCSTFCDGESCKNMKENPIHIINVSIKQADTEDDDALVRAFTAFAHSKKTLLYEYGIRRMTFLVAQKREFPKYFTFRARDEFREDRIYRNLEPALAFQLELNRMRNFDLTAVPCAHHRMQLYLGAAHVEEGAEVTDYRFFIRAIIRHSDLITKEASFEYLQNEGERLLLEAMDELEVAFSNISTRTDCNHIFLNFVPTVIMDPSKIEESVRSMVMRYGIRLWKLRVLQAELKISIRLTTSGDVIPIRLFLSNESGYYLDISLYKEVTDPSTGQIMFQSYGEKQGPLHGMLINTPYVTKDLLQSKRFQAQTLGTTYVYDFPEMFRQALFKLWGPGDSYPKDVLMCNELVLDSQGRLVQMNRLPGDNEIGMVAFRMKMKTPEYPEGRDIIVICNDITHMIGSFGPQEDQLFFRASELAREEGIPRIYIAANSGARIGLAEEIRHMFQVAWIDPDDPYKGFKYLYLTPQDYTRISSSNSVHCHHVEEGGESRYIITDIIGKVDGLGVENLRGSGTIAGETSQAYKEIITISMVTCRAIGIGAYLVRLGQRVIQVENSHIILTGAGALNKVLGREVYTSNNQLGGVQIMHNNGVTHTIVPDDFEGVLTILQWLSYMPKSNQSPVPIMPPTDPVEREIDFVPTKAPYDPRWLLCGRPHPTVKEAWQSGFFDHGTFMEVMATWAQTVVVGRARLGGIPLGVIAVETRTVEVTIPADPAYLDSEAKIYQQAGQVWFPDSAYKTAQAIEDFNREKLPLMVFANWRGFSGGMKDMYDQVLKFGSYIVDALREFSQPVLVYIPPHAELRGGSWVVIDPTINLQHMELYADRESRGGVLEAEGTVEIKFRKKDLLKTMHRIDAVCSRLAEQLGTPELPSQERKDLEAKLKSREEFLLPIYHQVAVQFVDLHDTPGRMQEKGVITDILDWKNARSFFYWRLRRLLLEEVVKGEIMQANQDLSNGHIQSMLRRWFVETEGTVKAYLWDNNKVVVDWLENHLSQQDGTRSVVRENIKCLKRDYALKHVRSLVQANPEVTLDCIIHMAQNITPSQRAKVCHLLATLDNSTTS, via the exons GCCTAGCATGTCAGGCCCCCACCTGCTGAAAACAGGCAAAGAACACAGGAAGATGGACGCGCCCAGAGATTTCACTGTTGCCTCCCCAGCTGAGTTTGTCACTCGCTTTGGGGGAAACCACATTATAGACAAG GTGCTGATTGCTAACAATGGCATTGCTGCAGTTAAGTGCATGCGTTCAATTCGACGCTGGTCCTATGAAATGTTCCGTAATGAGAGGATCATTCGCTTTGTGGTGATGGTCACACCCGAAGACTTGAAAGCCAATGCAG AATACATTAAAATGGCTGATCACTATGTGCCAGTCCCTGGTGGCCCAAATAACAACAACTATGCCAATGTTGAGATGATTGTGGACATAGCTAAAAGGATTCCAGTGCAG GCCGTTTGGGCTGGATGGGGTCATGCTTCTGAAAACCCCAAACTTCCAGAGCTTCTCCATAAATCAGGGATATCTTTCTTAG GACCTTCCAGTAAAGCCATGTGGGCATTAGGAGACAAGGTGGCATCTTCCATTGTAGCTCAGAGCGCAGACATCCCCACCCTGCCCTGGAGCGGAACCG gTCTGAGGGTTGAATGGACAGAAGAAGAACAAAGACATGGCTGTGTAATCAGTGTTCCACCTGAACTTTATGTGCAGGGCTGTGTTAAAGACGTGGACGAGGGCCtagtg AGTGCAGAAAAGATTGGCTACCCTGTGGTAATCAAAGCATCAGGGGGAGGTGGTGGGAAAGGCATCAGAAAAGTGGACAGCTCCGAAGACTTTCCTAACTTTTTCAGACAG GTGCAGGCTGAGGTGCCTGGTTCACCCATTTTCATCATGCAGCTAGCTGAACATGCACACCACCTGGAGGTGCAGATTCTGGCTGACCAGTACGGTAACGCTATCTCTCTGTTCGGCAGAGACTGTTCCATCCAGCGCCGCCACCAAAAGATCATAGAAGAAGCTCCTGCTACCATTGTCTCCACCACCACTTTCGAGCAAATGGAGCGG TATGCAGTGCGTCTGGCTAAAATGGTGGGCTATGTAAGTGCTGGTACAGTGGAGTATCTGTTCACCGAGGATGGTAGTTTCCACTTCCTGGAGCTGAATCCACGGCTCCAGGTGGAACATCCCTGCACTGAGATGATTGCTGATGTTAACCTTCCTGCTGCACAGTTACAG ATAGCGATGGGGATCCCTCTTTACAGAATTAAGGATATCCGCGTCCTCTTTGGTGAAACTCCCTGGGGAGACACACCTATTAACTTTGAATCTCCAGAATGCATCCCCTGTCCACGAGGACATGTCATAGCTGCACGCATCACCAGTGAGAACCCAGATGAA GGCTTTAAACCAAGCTCAGGCACAGTTCAGGAGCTGAACTTCCGTAGCAGTAAGAACGTGTGGGGTTACTTCAGTGTAGGAGCAACCGGAGGCCTACATGAGTTTGCAGACTCTCAGTTTGGACATTGTTTCTCCTGGGGCGAGAACCGAGAAGAGGCCATCTC GAACATGGTGGTAGCCATGAAGGAGCTGTCAATCAGAGGAGATTTCAGGACCACGGTGGAGTACCTCATTAAGCTACTGGAGACCGAGAGTTTTAGAAACAATGACATCGATACTGGCTGGCTGGATCACCTTATTGCAGAGAAAGTCCAG GTGGAAAGGCCAGACACCATGTTAGGTGTGGTATGCGGTGCTCTACAAGTTGCTGATGCAAGTTTTAGAGAGAGCATGTCTGACTTCCTGCATTCCCTAGAAAG GGGTCAGGTGTTGCCTGCTGCTAGTCTAGTCAACACAGTCAGTGTTGATCTGATCTATGATGGAGTCAAATACTGCCTacag GTGGCCCGCCAGTCGCCCACCACGTATATTATCATAATGAATGATTCAGATATTGAAGTTGATGTCCATAGGCTCAGTGATGGCGGTCTGCTACTTTCCTATGGTGGCAGCAGCTACACAACCTACATGAAAGAGGAGATTGACAG CTACCGCATCACAGTGGGGAACAAaacgtgtgtgtttgagaaggagCGAGACCCTACGGTGCTCAGGTCGCCCTCTGCTGGCAAGCTGTTGCAGTATGTAGTCGATGACGGTTCTCATGTTCTGGCTACCCAGCCTTATGCTGAAATTGAG GTTATGAAGATGGTGATGACCCTGCATGTCCAGCATTCCGGCTgcattcactttttaaaaagatcAGGAACAGTATTAGAGCCTGGGTGTGTAGTGGCCCGAATGGACCTGGATGACCCCAGCTGTATTCACCCG GTAAAGCCAAATACAGAGCCATTACCATCCCAGGAAACTTTACCTGTTGCAGGGGAGAGGCTTCACCAAGTGTTCCACAGTGTTCTGGAGAACCTGGTGAAAATCATGGATGGATACTGTCTGCCAGAGCCATACTTCAGTCAAAAA CTGAAGAAGTGGCTCGACACACTGATGAAGACACTTCGGGATCCATCTCTACCTCTTCTTGAACTGCAGGAGATTATGACCAGCGTGGCAGGACGTATACCAGGGACTGTGGAGAAGGCCATTCGAAAGGTCATGGCACAGTATGCCAGTAACATTACCTCCGTGCTCTGTCAGTTCCCCAGCCAAAGA ATAGCAAATATACTTGACAGTCATGCTGCTATGCTTCAGAGGAAAGCAGACCGAGAGGTTTTCTTCATGAACACTCAAAGCATTGTGCAACTGGTGCAAAG GTACCGAAGTGGCATTAGGGGGTATATGAAATCAGTTGTGATGGATCTGCTGCGACGGTACCTTCAGGTGGAGATGCAATTTCAGCAAG CTCATTATGATAAATGCGTCATCAACCTAAGAGAGCAGTATAAACCTGACATGACTCCAGTACTGGAGTCCATCTTCTCCCATGCTCAGGTCTCCAAGAAGAACATTTTAGTCACCATGCTTATA gaccaGCTCTGTGGCCGAGACCCAATGCTTGCTGATGAGCTCATGGTCATTTTAAATGAGCTCACACAGCTCAGTAAAATGGAAAACTCTAAAGTAGCACTTCGGGCCAGACAG GTGTTGATCGCCTCTCAATTGCCCTCATATGAGCTCAGACATAACCAGGTGGAATCCATCTTTTTATCGGCTATTGATATGTATGGGCATCAGTTCTGTCCCGAGAACCTCAAG AAACTCATCCTGTCCGAAACCTCTATCTTCGACGTCTTGCCCAGTTTCTTTTACCACAACAATCGAGTGGTTTGCATGGCCGCCTTAGAG GTGTACGTACAGAGGGGATATATAGCATATGAGCTGAACAGCCTTCAGCATCATCAGCTTCAGGATGGAACATGTGCAGTGGATTTCCAGTTCATGTTACCATCATCCCACCCCAACAG GTTGTCTGCTCCTGTGAATGGTTCAGGAGAGTTTCAAACAATGCGTCGTCAGGGCAGTGATCTCTTCCTGGAGGGGGCACTGTCGCCCCCCTGTCAGAGGATGGGAGCCATGGTTGCTTTCCATAGTTTTGACCACTTCAAAAG GTGTTTTGATGAAGTTATCTGCCGCTTTGCGGATCCGCTCTGTGAGAGCTCTCTGTTCTCTGAAGGCTGTTCCACATTCTGTGATGGGGAGAGTTGCAAG AACATGAAGGAAAACCCCATACACATCATAAATGTGTCAATCAAACAAGCAGACACTGAGGACGATGATGCTTTAGTCAGAGCTTTCACTGCCTTTGCTCACTCTAAA AAAACTCTACTCTATGAGTATGGAATCAGAAGAATGACATTTTTAGTTGCACAAAAG CGGGAGTTCCCGAAGTACTTCACGTTCAGGGCCAGAGATGAA TTCCGTGAAGACAGAATCTACCGTAACCTGGAGCCTGCTCTGGCCTTCCAGCTTGAGCTGAATCGCATGCGTAACTTTGATCTGACGGCCGTTCCTTGCGCCCATCACAGGATGCAACTGTACTTGGGTGCTGCTCACGTGGAGGAGGGTGCAGAGGTCACAGATTATCGCTTCTTTATCAGAGCTATCATTCGGCACTCTGATCTCATCACAAAG GAGGCCTCGTTTGAGTACCTGCAGAATGAGGGCGAGAGGCTGTTGCTGGAGGCGATGGATGAGCTTGAGGTGGCCTTCAGTAACATATCCACTCGTACTGACTGCAATCACATCTTCCTCAATTTTGTACCCACTGTTATTATGGACCCTTCAAAG ATAGAAGAGTCCGTTCGCTCAATGGTGATGCGGTACGGTATTCGTTTGTGGAAGTTGCGTGTTCTCCAGGCTGAGCTGAAGATCAGCATCCGCCTCACCACCAGTGGAGATGTCATTCCCATCCGCCTCTTTCTCAGCAATGAGTCCGGCTATTATTTGGACATCAGCCTATACAAGGAGGTCACTGACCCCTCCACTGGACAG ATAATGTTCCAGTCATATGGAGAAAAACAAGGTCCACTGCACGGCATGCTAATCAACACACCatatgtcacaaaagatttacTGCAGTCCAAACGCTTCCAGGCTCAGACCCTTGGCACTACATATGTCTATGACTTCCCTGAAATGTTCAGACAG GCTTTGTTTAAGCTTTGGGGACCAGGTGACAGCTACCCTAAAGACGTGTTGATGTGTAATGAGCTGGTCCTTGATTCTCAGGGGAGACTTGTGCAGATGAACAGGCTACCAGGAGACAATGAG ATTGGTATGGTGGCTTTCCGTATGAAAATGAAGACTCCAGAGTACCCAGAGGGCAGAGACATCATTGTGATCTGTAATGATATTACTCACATGATTGGCTCATTTGGGCCTCAGGAGGATCAGCTTTTTTTCCGGGCTTCTGAGCTGGCCAGAGAAGAGGGGATTCCACGCATCTACATTGCAGCCAATAGTGGAGCTCGAATCGGCCTGGCGGAGGAGATCCGCCACATGTTTCAGGTGGCTTGGATCGACCCAGATGACCCTTATAAG GGCTTTAAGTACCTGTATCTGACGCCTCAGGACTACACTCGCATCAGTTCCTCTAATTCTGTCCACTGTCACCATGTAGAGGAGGGAGGCGAGTCCAG GTACATCATCACAGACATCATAGGGAAGGTAGATGGTCTTGGAGTGGAGAATCTGAGGGGTTCTGGCACCATAGCTGGAGAAACTTCACAGGCTTATAAGGAAATCATCACCATAAGCATG GTCACATGTCGTGCTATAGGAATTGGTGCGTATCTGGTACGTCTAGGACAAAGAGTAATTCAAGTGGAAAACTCCCATATCATCCTGACTGGGGCTGGGGCACTAAACAAG GTGCTGGGTCGTGAAGTCTACACCTCCAATAACCAGCTGGGAGGGGTTCAGATCATGCACAACAATGGAGTGACGCACACCATCGTGCCAGATGACTTTGAAGGGGTGTTAACTATTCTACAGTGGCTATCCTACATGCCAAAG AGCAATCAAAGTCCGGTCCCAATAATGCCTCCCACTGATCCAGTTGAGAGAGAGATCGATTTTGTTCCCACAAAAGCCCCCTATGATCCTCGCTGGCTGCTGTGTGGACGACCCCATCCCA CTGTAAAGGAAGCATGGCAGAGTGGATTCTTTGACCATGGTACGTTTATGGAGGTGATGGCTACCTGGGCTCAGACAGTGGTGGTGGGCCGAGCCAG GCTCGGTGGGATTCCTCTTGGTGTCATTGCCGTTGAGACCCGTACAGTTGAGGTTACCATTCCAGCAGATCCAGCTTACTTGGACTCAGAGGCCAAG ATCTATCAGCAGGCTGGTCAAGTGTGGTTCCCAGATTCTGCGTATAAAACAGCTCAGGCTATTGAGGATTTCAACCGGGAGAAACTTCCACTTATGGTGTTTGCCAACTGGAGAGGCTTCTCCGGAGGCATGAAAG ATATGTATGACCAGGTGCTAAAGTTTGGTTCTTACATTGTGGATGCCCTGCGAGAGTTCAGCCAGCCTGTACTAGTTTACATCCCTCCCCACGCTGAGCTGAGAGGAGGATCATGGGTCGTGATCGACCCAACTATAAACCTTCAGCACATGGAGCTCTACGCAGATCGAGAAAGCAG AGGGGGTGTTCTGGAGGCTGAGGGCACAGTGGAGATAAAGTTCAGGAAGAAAGACCTGCTAAAGACCATGCATAGGATTGACGCTGTGTGTTCCCGCCTGGCGGAGCAGCTAG GCACCCCAGAGTTACCGAGCCAGGAGCGTAAAGACTTGGAGGCCAAACTGAAGTCTAGAGAGGAGTTCCTTCTTCCCATCTACCACCAGGTAGCGGTGCAGTTTGTGGACCTTCATGACACTCCAGGAAGGATGCAGGAAAAGGGTGTCATCACG GACATCCTGGACTGGAAGAACGCTAGGTCATTCTTTTACTGGCGTCTGCGGCGACTGCTGTTGGAGGAGGTGGTGAAGGGGGAGATCATGCAGGCCAACCAAGATCTGAGCAACGGACACATACAGTCCATGTTACGCCGCTGGTTTGTGGAGACGGAAGGGACTGTGAAA GCATATCTATGGGACAATAACAAAGTGGTGGTGGATTGGCTGGAAAACCATCTGTCACAGCAGGACGGAACGCGCTCTGTCGTCAGAGAGAACATTAAATGCTTAAAGAGGGACTATGCTCTCAAGCACGTTCGCAG CTTGGTCCAAGCCAACCCAGAAGTGACCTTGGACTGCATCATCCACATGGCACAGAACATCACACCCTCACAGAGAGCCAAAGTCTGCCACCTGCTGGCCACCTTGGACAACTCCACCACAAGCTGA